The following coding sequences lie in one uncultured Mailhella sp. genomic window:
- a CDS encoding lipopolysaccharide assembly protein LapA domain-containing protein, with protein MRYIKVFLLVLLFFVVMMLFVQNQPLFSDAVSLKVDPMFAPAITTAPIPRYALLLISFALGAAVVLLMLIWDRLALSGRASAARRRATSLQKRLDKMTAEKQKLEASLQEAEAKLKEAAANLKDAEARAKEAEARAEAAQNAAE; from the coding sequence ATGCGCTATATCAAAGTTTTTCTGCTGGTTTTGCTGTTCTTCGTGGTCATGATGCTCTTTGTGCAGAACCAGCCGTTGTTCTCCGACGCGGTTTCGCTGAAGGTGGATCCGATGTTTGCGCCGGCGATCACCACGGCGCCGATTCCGCGTTATGCGCTGCTGCTCATCAGCTTTGCGCTGGGCGCGGCGGTGGTGCTGCTCATGCTGATCTGGGACAGGCTGGCTCTTTCGGGTCGCGCGTCTGCGGCGCGTCGTCGTGCGACGTCGCTTCAGAAGCGTCTTGACAAGATGACGGCGGAAAAGCAGAAGCTGGAAGCCTCTCTTCAGGAAGCGGAAGCGAAGCTGAAGGAAGCGGCGGCGAATCTGAAGGACGCCGAAGCCCGCGCCAAGGAAGCGGAAGCCCGGGCCGAAGCTGCGCAGAACGCGGCTGAATAA
- a CDS encoding HIT domain-containing protein codes for MKNLWAPWRMQYILGPKCHDGCVLCAPEDPALDEERLIVYRSGHVFVMLNRYPYASGHLMVIPYRHVSDITELSAEEAADLMAVTQLSCRVLRELSHPQGINVGLNLGEAAGAGIGMHMHMHVVPRWSGDSNFMAVLDDVRVIPEALVETRRRMAPVFARLAGQSA; via the coding sequence ATGAAAAATCTGTGGGCTCCCTGGAGAATGCAGTATATTCTCGGGCCGAAGTGTCATGATGGGTGTGTGCTTTGCGCGCCGGAGGATCCGGCGCTGGATGAAGAACGGCTTATCGTGTATCGGAGCGGTCATGTATTTGTGATGCTGAACCGTTATCCGTACGCCTCGGGTCATCTGATGGTGATACCGTATCGTCATGTCAGCGACATCACGGAGCTTTCTGCGGAGGAAGCTGCCGATCTGATGGCGGTGACGCAGCTGAGCTGTCGCGTGTTGCGGGAGCTGAGTCATCCTCAGGGCATCAACGTGGGGTTGAATCTTGGGGAAGCCGCGGGAGCGGGCATAGGCATGCACATGCACATGCATGTAGTTCCCCGCTGGAGCGGCGACTCGAACTTCATGGCTGTGCTTGACGATGTGCGGGTCATCCCTGAAGCTCTTGTGGAAACCCGTCGACGCATGGCGCCGGTATTTGCCAGGCTGGCGGGGCAATCTGCCTGA
- a CDS encoding outer membrane beta-barrel protein has protein sequence MKKFCLAAVLALLMALPCAARAADSGIYVVPKFVAGFQSTDWNVTAPGGSGSKDSTRGIAGFSIAGGYDFSVLYGAPLRAEIEYGYNSRIDKSVPFGEAESRLQTLMVNGYWDITNIMDFTPYVGAGVGLLFANTRGSADINGQHFGSSDTDIKLAAQVGLGCSYFFTPNISADLGYRYLFSGDSETGYNGYSLRAESLSMHQFSLGLRITF, from the coding sequence ATGAAGAAGTTTTGTCTTGCCGCCGTCCTCGCGCTGCTGATGGCTCTGCCCTGCGCAGCCAGGGCCGCAGATTCCGGCATCTACGTCGTTCCCAAGTTTGTTGCAGGCTTCCAGAGCACCGACTGGAACGTGACCGCGCCCGGCGGCTCCGGCTCCAAGGACAGCACCCGCGGCATCGCCGGATTCTCCATCGCCGGCGGCTACGACTTCAGCGTGCTCTACGGCGCTCCCCTGCGCGCCGAAATCGAATACGGCTACAACAGCCGCATCGATAAGAGCGTTCCTTTCGGCGAGGCTGAATCCAGACTCCAGACCCTCATGGTCAACGGCTACTGGGACATCACCAACATCATGGACTTCACCCCCTACGTGGGCGCAGGCGTCGGCCTCCTCTTCGCCAATACCCGCGGCAGCGCCGATATCAACGGCCAGCACTTCGGCTCCTCCGATACCGACATCAAGCTCGCCGCGCAGGTCGGCCTCGGCTGCTCCTACTTCTTTACCCCCAATATCTCCGCCGACCTCGGCTACCGCTACCTCTTCAGCGGCGACAGCGAAACCGGCTACAACGGCTACAGCCTCCGCGCCGAATCCCTCAGCATGCACCAGTTCTCCCTCGGCCTGAGAATTACGTTCTAA
- a CDS encoding S24 family peptidase — protein MKLVESALSILEEAVARDFNGNLREAARFFDISYQTMYAWLKSKTRVPSLRSMEPALEKLGVSFTSPEREAGRPVCFVDAEIVPAGKNIHPPDAQDYWAAPLVGEVGAGPGYIPQEKVESWFLVYKYQPAVMRRRNLLAVQIGPNSTSMEPVLHPGDIVLVDRDDRNVLTPGRMMLVLDPQDGSGMIKRVAVEDKHNGDYQITYYSDNAADNPPRVLSLMDDFDGDWQKSIVGRVIWSWSDVSQK, from the coding sequence ATGAAACTCGTCGAGTCCGCTCTCAGCATTCTGGAAGAGGCGGTTGCCCGCGACTTCAACGGCAACCTGCGTGAAGCCGCGCGCTTTTTCGACATCTCCTATCAGACCATGTACGCATGGCTCAAGTCGAAAACCCGCGTGCCCTCTCTCCGTTCCATGGAGCCCGCCCTCGAAAAGCTCGGCGTGTCGTTCACTTCCCCGGAACGTGAAGCCGGTCGCCCCGTCTGCTTCGTGGACGCCGAAATCGTTCCCGCCGGAAAGAACATCCACCCCCCGGACGCCCAGGACTACTGGGCCGCCCCCCTCGTGGGCGAAGTCGGCGCAGGCCCCGGCTACATTCCGCAGGAAAAGGTCGAAAGCTGGTTCCTCGTGTACAAGTATCAGCCCGCCGTCATGCGCCGCCGCAACCTCCTCGCCGTCCAGATCGGCCCCAATTCCACATCCATGGAGCCCGTGCTCCATCCCGGCGACATCGTGCTCGTCGACAGGGACGACAGAAACGTCCTCACCCCCGGCCGCATGATGCTCGTCCTCGATCCCCAGGACGGCTCCGGCATGATTAAACGCGTCGCCGTCGAAGACAAGCACAACGGCGATTACCAGATCACCTACTATTCCGACAACGCCGCCGACAACCCTCCCCGCGTCCTCAGCCTCATGGACGACTTCGACGGCGACTGGCAAAAATCCATCGTCGGCCGCGTCATCTGGTCCTGGTCCGACGTCAGCCAGAAATAA